One Rhizobium sp. NRK18 genomic window carries:
- a CDS encoding DUF2852 domain-containing protein — protein sequence MNQSALLRPDWTPATIALMVLGFVIFWPLGLAMLAYILFGERLQEFKRDMNSKADGLFAGCRSSRSRYGRPHFSTGNVAFDDWRRQELERLEEERRKLDEMRADFDEYMRELRRARDQEEFDRFMRDRPSKRQDGGNNGNPVPGYTGS from the coding sequence ATGAACCAGTCAGCATTGCTTCGTCCCGACTGGACGCCGGCAACGATCGCACTGATGGTGTTGGGCTTCGTCATTTTCTGGCCTCTCGGCCTGGCTATGCTCGCCTACATCCTGTTCGGCGAACGCTTGCAGGAATTCAAGCGGGACATGAACTCGAAAGCAGACGGACTCTTTGCCGGCTGCAGGTCGAGCCGTAGCCGATACGGCCGTCCGCATTTCTCTACCGGCAACGTCGCCTTCGACGACTGGCGCCGGCAGGAACTGGAACGGCTGGAAGAAGAACGCCGCAAGCTCGATGAGATGCGTGCCGACTTCGACGAGTACATGCGCGAACTGCGCAGGGCGCGGGACCAGGAAGAGTTCGACCGTTTCATGCGTGACCGTCCGTCCAAGCGACAGGATGGCGGCAACAACGGCAATCCGGTCCCCGGTTACACAGGCTCCTGA
- a CDS encoding polyhydroxyalkanoate depolymerase produces the protein MFYQLYELNHAMVAPFRAGADWWRMAYRNPLNPLSHTMLGRSVAAALEVFERSTRRYGKPEFGLTETEVGGERVSVHEKVIWSRPFCNLIHFERVLPANHGKDPRILLVAPMSGHYATLLRGTVEALLPHADVYITDWVDARMVPVSEGRFDLDDFIDYLIDIFQFMGPGVNAVGVCQPSVPLLAAVGVMEMDADPCVPATMTLMGGPIDTRVNPTAVNKLAQSKPLDWFRDNVIMNVPWPQPGFMRPVYPGFLQLSGFMSMNLDRHMIAQKDFFFHMVKNDGDSAEKHRDFYDEYLAVMDLTAEFYLQTVDEVFIKHSLPNGRFKHRGRKVDTKAIRNVGLLTVEGQNDDISGVGQTEAAHFICPGIPNEKRMHYVQADVGHYGVFNGSRFRRDIVPMIVDFARAHSGGRKAMSPRVIEGGKA, from the coding sequence ATGTTTTATCAGCTCTATGAATTGAACCATGCCATGGTCGCGCCGTTCAGGGCAGGGGCGGATTGGTGGCGGATGGCCTATCGCAATCCGCTGAACCCCTTGTCCCACACGATGCTTGGCCGATCGGTCGCCGCCGCGCTGGAGGTGTTCGAGCGATCCACCCGGCGCTACGGCAAGCCGGAATTCGGCTTGACCGAGACCGAGGTCGGTGGTGAGCGCGTGTCCGTCCATGAAAAGGTCATCTGGTCCCGGCCATTCTGCAACCTCATTCATTTCGAGCGTGTTCTCCCTGCCAATCATGGCAAGGATCCCCGCATCCTGCTCGTCGCGCCGATGTCCGGCCATTACGCCACATTGCTGCGCGGCACGGTCGAGGCGCTGTTGCCGCATGCCGATGTCTACATCACCGATTGGGTGGATGCCCGCATGGTGCCGGTGTCGGAAGGCCGCTTCGATCTCGACGACTTCATCGACTACCTGATCGACATCTTCCAGTTCATGGGACCGGGTGTGAATGCCGTCGGCGTCTGCCAGCCGTCGGTTCCGCTGCTTGCCGCCGTGGGCGTGATGGAAATGGATGCGGACCCCTGCGTGCCGGCGACCATGACCCTGATGGGTGGCCCGATCGACACGCGCGTCAATCCGACGGCGGTCAACAAGCTGGCCCAGAGCAAGCCGCTCGACTGGTTCCGTGACAATGTGATCATGAATGTGCCGTGGCCGCAGCCGGGTTTCATGCGCCCCGTCTATCCAGGTTTCTTGCAGCTCTCCGGCTTCATGTCGATGAACCTCGACCGCCACATGATTGCCCAGAAGGATTTCTTCTTCCACATGGTGAAGAACGACGGCGATTCGGCGGAAAAGCATCGCGACTTCTATGACGAATATCTTGCTGTCATGGACCTGACGGCGGAATTCTATCTGCAGACGGTCGACGAGGTTTTCATCAAGCATTCGCTTCCCAACGGCCGCTTCAAACATCGCGGGCGCAAGGTCGATACCAAGGCAATCCGCAATGTCGGCCTTCTGACTGTCGAGGGCCAGAACGACGACATCTCCGGTGTCGGCCAGACGGAAGCCGCGCATTTCATCTGCCCGGGCATCCCGAACGAAAAGCGGATGCATTACGTGCAGGCCGATGTCGGCCATTACGGCGTCTTCAACGGGTCGAGGTTCCGCCGCGACATCGTTCCGATGATCGTCGATTTTGCCCGCGCCCACAGCGGCGGCCGCAAGGCCATGAGCCCGCGGGTCATCGAAGGCGGGAAGGCCTGA
- a CDS encoding nitroreductase family protein, which produces MSFLHPRKPAHDIDPLFANRWSPRSFTSDPLPESDLKIILEAARWAPSGSNRQPWRFIYGLRGTPAWEKIGPVLMDSNFRWARNAGALILVYSRQTIRDDKTGESKNLYSHAFDAGAAWVSLALQASKLGYHAHAMGGIHHDKAMDIFSVPRDFRPEVAIAVGKMGSPDDLPEELRLREVPSDRLPLDAIAGEGTFPEG; this is translated from the coding sequence ATGTCCTTCCTTCATCCGAGAAAACCCGCCCACGACATCGATCCACTGTTCGCAAATCGCTGGTCGCCGCGCTCGTTCACCAGCGATCCTTTGCCGGAGTCCGATCTCAAGATCATTCTCGAAGCAGCGCGTTGGGCGCCGTCCGGCAGCAATCGCCAGCCGTGGCGTTTTATCTACGGCCTGCGCGGCACGCCCGCATGGGAGAAAATCGGACCGGTGCTGATGGACTCCAACTTCCGCTGGGCGCGCAATGCAGGCGCGCTGATCCTGGTCTACTCCAGACAGACGATCCGGGACGACAAGACGGGTGAATCGAAGAATCTCTACAGCCATGCCTTCGATGCAGGTGCCGCCTGGGTATCGCTTGCTCTGCAGGCGTCCAAACTCGGCTATCATGCCCATGCCATGGGCGGTATTCACCACGACAAGGCCATGGACATCTTCTCCGTCCCCAGGGACTTCCGTCCAGAGGTTGCCATCGCCGTCGGCAAGATGGGCTCCCCGGACGACCTGCCGGAGGAGCTGCGTCTGCGAGAGGTGCCGAGCGACCGGCTGCCGCTCGACGCGATTGCCGGTGAAGGGACCTTCCCGGAAGGCTGA